One segment of Marvinbryantia formatexigens DSM 14469 DNA contains the following:
- the rfbD gene encoding dTDP-4-dehydrorhamnose reductase encodes MKVFVTGVGGQLGHDVMNELAKRGHEGIGSDIAPQYSGIVDGSAVTEMPYVQLDITDAAAVERTLREAAPDAVVHCAAWTAVDLAEDDDKVEKVRLVNATGTDNIARVCKMLDCKMLYLSTDYVFDGQGTEPWEPDCKAYKPLNVYGQTKLEGELAVAEQLEKFFIVRIAWVFGVNGKNFIRTMLNLGKKYDTIRVVSDQVGTPTYTYDLARLLVDMIETEKYGYYHATNEGGYISWYEFTKEIFRQAEAMGHKEYSEEHVKVCPVTTEEYGVSKAKRPFNSRLDKRKLAENGFTPLPVWQDALHRYLQAIDI; translated from the coding sequence ATGAAGGTTTTTGTGACTGGTGTCGGCGGGCAGCTCGGACATGATGTGATGAACGAGCTGGCGAAGCGCGGGCACGAGGGGATTGGAAGCGACATTGCGCCGCAGTACAGCGGAATTGTGGATGGCAGCGCGGTGACAGAGATGCCGTATGTGCAGCTTGATATCACCGACGCGGCGGCGGTTGAGAGGACTCTGCGGGAGGCAGCTCCGGACGCGGTGGTGCACTGTGCGGCGTGGACGGCGGTTGATCTGGCGGAGGACGATGACAAAGTGGAGAAGGTGCGGCTGGTTAATGCGACGGGGACGGACAATATCGCCCGCGTCTGCAAAATGCTGGACTGCAAAATGCTGTATCTTTCCACGGATTATGTGTTTGACGGGCAGGGCACAGAGCCCTGGGAGCCGGACTGCAAAGCTTATAAGCCGCTGAATGTTTACGGGCAGACGAAGCTGGAGGGCGAGCTTGCCGTGGCGGAGCAGCTGGAGAAGTTTTTTATTGTGCGTATCGCCTGGGTGTTTGGCGTAAATGGAAAGAATTTTATCCGCACGATGCTGAACCTCGGAAAAAAATACGATACCATCCGTGTGGTAAGCGACCAGGTTGGAACGCCCACCTATACCTATGATCTGGCGCGTCTGCTGGTCGACATGATTGAGACGGAAAAGTACGGTTACTACCATGCGACAAATGAGGGCGGCTACATCAGCTGGTATGAGTTTACGAAGGAAATATTCCGTCAGGCGGAGGCGATGGGGCATAAGGAGTACAGCGAAGAGCATGTAAAGGTATGCCCTGTCACGACGGAGGAATACGGTGTGTCAAAAGCGAAGCGCCCCTTTAATTCCCGCCTGGATAAAAGAAAACTGGCGGAAAACGGCTTTACGCCGCTGCCGGTCTGGCAGGATGCCCTGCACCGCTATCTGCAGGCGATTGATATATGA
- a CDS encoding glycosyltransferase family 2 protein, which yields MKMLSVVLPAYNEEKMIVRAAQEIGKVLDDARISYELVFVDDGSKDTTWRKIEETAKENPHITGVHFSRNFGKEAAMFAGLANAKGDCCVVMDCDLQHPPETLVEMYRLWEDGYEVVEGVKRTRGKESALHRASAGLFYRIISKAVGIDMSRASDFKLMDRRAVEAILEMPERNAFFRALSSWIGFRSTSVEFDVQERTEGESKWSTRSLIKYAVTNIVAFSSAPMQVVTFAGIAVFLLGIVLGIQTLIKYFMGHAVEGFTTVILLILLIGSIIMISLGIIGYYISKIYEEVKGRPRYLISRKIDSRIDAQNG from the coding sequence ATGAAAATGCTGTCTGTTGTTCTGCCGGCGTATAATGAGGAAAAAATGATTGTCCGGGCTGCACAGGAAATAGGAAAGGTGCTGGATGACGCCCGGATTTCTTATGAGCTTGTGTTTGTGGATGATGGCTCAAAGGATACAACATGGAGAAAGATTGAGGAAACAGCGAAGGAAAACCCGCATATTACGGGGGTTCACTTTTCGCGTAATTTTGGAAAAGAGGCGGCGATGTTTGCCGGACTTGCCAATGCAAAGGGCGATTGCTGCGTTGTGATGGACTGCGACCTGCAGCATCCGCCGGAGACGCTGGTGGAAATGTACCGTCTCTGGGAAGATGGCTATGAGGTTGTGGAAGGCGTAAAAAGAACGCGCGGAAAGGAAAGCGCGCTGCATAGGGCGAGCGCGGGGCTGTTTTACAGGATTATTTCCAAAGCGGTCGGGATAGATATGTCGCGCGCGTCGGACTTTAAGCTGATGGACCGGCGGGCGGTGGAAGCGATTCTGGAAATGCCGGAGCGCAATGCATTTTTCCGGGCGCTGTCTTCGTGGATCGGTTTCCGTTCCACATCGGTGGAATTTGATGTGCAGGAGCGCACCGAAGGGGAATCCAAATGGTCGACACGGTCGTTGATAAAGTATGCTGTCACCAATATCGTGGCGTTTTCTTCTGCACCCATGCAAGTTGTGACATTTGCCGGGATTGCGGTATTTCTGCTTGGAATCGTGCTTGGCATCCAGACGCTGATAAAGTATTTTATGGGACATGCGGTGGAAGGCTTTACGACGGTGATTCTGCTGATTTTATTGATCGGCAGTATTATTATGATAAGCCTTGGCATTATCGGATACTATATTTCCAAGATTTATGAGGAAGTAAAGGGCAGACCGCGGTATCTGATATCCAGAAAGATAGACAGCCGGATAGATGCGCAGAACGGATAA
- a CDS encoding stage 0 sporulation protein A, whose amino-acid sequence MKDKIESLLYSVGAFEHYKGYSYFVQAVMLAAENPERLTDVCKQIYTPIAEANHTTLSNVNKDIRTLRDHFWNNGGKERIIEWTGCSAWEAQKPYPKEFIGIIVRVLENEKSQN is encoded by the coding sequence ATGAAAGACAAGATTGAGAGCTTGCTTTACAGTGTCGGTGCATTTGAGCATTATAAAGGGTATTCCTATTTTGTACAGGCTGTAATGCTTGCAGCGGAAAATCCGGAACGGCTGACGGATGTGTGCAAACAGATTTACACTCCGATTGCAGAGGCAAATCATACCACTCTTTCAAACGTGAATAAAGATATCCGTACTTTACGCGACCATTTCTGGAATAACGGCGGAAAAGAGCGGATTATCGAGTGGACGGGCTGCTCCGCGTGGGAAGCGCAGAAACCGTATCCGAAAGAATTTATCGGAATCATCGTCCGCGTTCTGGAAAATGAAAAATCGCAAAACTGA
- a CDS encoding LysR family transcriptional regulator — protein MYNPLLDTFIAAADCGSFTKAAEKLYISPTAVMKQMNTLEAHLNLKLIERTPAGIRLTPAGEVIYRDAKFLIDYSRKSIADANAAAHSYDTTFCVGTSLLNPAKPFMDLWYRVNKSFPDYKLHLVPFEDNHEGILSEIGQLGKKFDFLIGVCDSKAWLSLCRFLPLGRYRKMVAVPGGHRLASRKRIDVKDLYGETLMMVARGDSGVNDFIRNDLERNHPQIHIEDTPQFYDMSVFNRCAETGNVLLTIECWQDVHPGLVSVPVNWDYSIPYGLLYSLNAPEDVLRFVNVVKEAGIEKQRE, from the coding sequence ATGTACAATCCCTTACTGGATACGTTTATTGCTGCCGCCGACTGCGGGAGCTTTACAAAAGCGGCGGAGAAGCTGTATATTTCGCCGACTGCCGTTATGAAACAGATGAACACACTGGAAGCACATCTGAATCTGAAGCTGATTGAACGGACCCCGGCGGGCATCCGTCTGACTCCGGCGGGGGAAGTGATTTACAGGGACGCAAAATTCCTGATAGATTACTCACGAAAATCCATTGCGGATGCAAATGCCGCCGCACATTCCTATGATACGACATTCTGCGTGGGCACGTCTCTGCTGAATCCGGCAAAGCCTTTTATGGATCTGTGGTATCGCGTAAACAAAAGCTTTCCTGATTATAAGCTTCATCTGGTGCCTTTTGAGGACAATCATGAGGGCATCCTGTCTGAAATCGGGCAGCTTGGGAAAAAGTTTGATTTTCTGATAGGAGTGTGCGATTCGAAAGCGTGGCTGTCGCTCTGCAGATTTCTGCCGCTTGGCAGATACCGGAAAATGGTGGCGGTACCGGGAGGACACCGTCTTGCTTCGAGAAAGCGGATTGATGTTAAGGATCTGTACGGAGAAACGCTGATGATGGTTGCGCGCGGGGATTCCGGGGTCAATGATTTTATCCGCAATGACCTGGAACGGAATCATCCGCAGATACATATCGAAGATACGCCACAGTTTTACGATATGTCTGTTTTTAACCGCTGTGCGGAAACGGGCAATGTGCTGCTTACCATCGAATGCTGGCAGGATGTGCATCCCGGCCTGGTCTCGGTTCCGGTAAACTGGGACTACAGCATTCCTTACGGGCTTTTATACAGCTTGAACGCGCCGGAGGATGTGCTGCGTTTTGTGAATGTGGTGAAAGAAGCGGGAATTGAGAAGCAGAGGGAATAG
- a CDS encoding flavodoxin yields the protein MAKELIAFYSRADENYVNGTIKTLKTGNTEIAAGIIQKLTGADLFKIEQVKPYAKSYNECIAQAQADQQRNARPELLHYPESISQYDVIYLGYPNYWSTMPMAVFTFLEHFDFSQKIIRPFCTHEGSGMGSSIGDIQRLCPAAVVKDGLALRGGSILRSEHEIEKWI from the coding sequence ATGGCAAAAGAACTGATTGCTTTTTATTCCAGAGCAGACGAAAATTATGTAAACGGCACAATCAAAACATTGAAGACCGGCAACACGGAGATTGCCGCCGGTATTATCCAGAAGCTGACAGGTGCGGATTTGTTTAAAATAGAACAGGTGAAGCCATACGCGAAAAGCTACAACGAATGCATCGCGCAGGCGCAGGCTGACCAGCAGAGAAACGCCCGCCCGGAGCTTTTGCATTACCCGGAGAGCATAAGCCAGTATGATGTTATTTATCTCGGCTATCCGAATTACTGGAGTACCATGCCGATGGCGGTCTTTACTTTTCTGGAGCATTTTGACTTCAGTCAGAAAATAATCCGTCCCTTCTGCACTCACGAGGGCAGCGGCATGGGCAGCAGCATCGGGGATATCCAGAGGCTCTGCCCGGCGGCAGTTGTAAAGGACGGTCTTGCTCTACGCGGCGGCAGCATCCTGCGCTCAGAGCATGAAATTGAAAAATGGATATAG
- a CDS encoding cupin domain-containing protein yields the protein MNEKEMSVFPQGGPNDAFAQYFTGQSYLHMLSTEQVSIGNVTFEPKCRNNWHIHQAASGGGQMLLVTAGRGWYQEWGKPARALLPGDVVHIPAGVKHWHGAAADSWFQHLAIEVPGENCKTQWCEPVSDEEYENLQ from the coding sequence ATGAACGAAAAAGAAATGAGTGTTTTTCCGCAGGGCGGACCAAATGATGCTTTTGCGCAGTATTTTACCGGTCAGAGCTATCTTCATATGCTCTCCACCGAGCAGGTTTCCATCGGCAATGTAACCTTTGAGCCAAAATGTCGCAACAACTGGCATATCCATCAGGCTGCAAGCGGCGGCGGACAAATGCTGCTCGTTACTGCCGGCCGCGGATGGTATCAGGAATGGGGAAAGCCCGCAAGAGCGCTGCTCCCCGGCGATGTTGTCCATATTCCTGCCGGGGTAAAGCACTGGCATGGCGCAGCAGCCGATTCCTGGTTCCAGCATCTGGCAATCGAAGTGCCGGGCGAAAACTGCAAAACGCAGTGGTGCGAGCCGGTTTCTGATGAAGAATACGAAAATTTGCAATAA
- a CDS encoding Uma2 family endonuclease, protein MPLPQEKTYTIDDIYALPEGTRAELIDGQIHYMAPPGRKHQRIILFLSRLIADYIDNKNGNCEVNIAPFAVYLDEKNSTYVEPDISVVCDKNKLNDRGCNGAPDWIIEVVSPGSRRMDYFIKLFKYRSAGVREYWIVDPDKNRILVYDFDREETGDYTFSDSVSAGIYDDFSINFSGLHF, encoded by the coding sequence ATGCCATTACCGCAGGAAAAGACCTATACCATTGATGATATTTATGCCTTGCCGGAAGGAACGCGCGCAGAGCTGATAGATGGTCAGATTCATTACATGGCTCCTCCAGGCAGAAAACACCAGAGAATAATATTATTTTTAAGCCGTCTTATTGCAGATTATATTGATAACAAAAACGGAAATTGCGAGGTAAATATTGCCCCCTTTGCAGTTTATCTGGATGAAAAAAATTCCACCTATGTTGAACCGGATATCTCCGTTGTCTGCGACAAAAACAAGCTCAATGACAGGGGCTGCAACGGCGCACCCGACTGGATTATTGAGGTCGTCTCACCCGGCAGCAGGCGCATGGATTATTTCATCAAACTATTTAAATACCGCTCTGCCGGTGTCCGGGAATACTGGATTGTGGACCCGGATAAAAACCGCATTCTCGTTTATGATTTTGACCGGGAGGAAACTGGAGATTATACATTTTCTGATTCCGTCAGTGCTGGTATATACGATGATTTTTCCATCAATTTTTCCGGGCTTCACTTTTAA
- a CDS encoding tyrosine-type recombinase/integrase — protein MIKGQRYFIHGKTIADVQKQVTELKYRLEHGLFVAKQNITLAEWFDTWMEQYKKNRIKIGTYTSYRKYFDCAIKERLGSRKIADIRGEHIQKLYNELAQEDYALSSIKVVSAVLNGCMQQALFVEYAKDSYLYNLFAVMLRTGMRSGEIRGLKYTDIDRKKNVIHVQRTLKYIEGQGYLEDTPKTRTSKRDIPLTKDILELLEAQKRYWGFKVTRLDSYLFCNENGEPLSRDRVQAEIERIIKQIHAAGHEFERITPHVFRHTFATRAIEAGMQPQVLKTILGHSSLAMTMDLYSHVLPDTKADEMEKIANVF, from the coding sequence ATGATAAAGGGACAGCGGTATTTTATTCACGGGAAAACGATTGCAGATGTGCAGAAACAGGTTACAGAGCTTAAATACCGGCTGGAACACGGGCTGTTTGTGGCGAAGCAGAACATTACACTTGCAGAGTGGTTTGATACCTGGATGGAGCAATATAAAAAGAACCGGATAAAAATCGGAACATATACAAGTTATAGAAAATATTTTGACTGCGCCATAAAAGAAAGGCTTGGTAGCAGGAAAATAGCAGATATTCGGGGTGAACATATCCAGAAACTTTATAATGAACTGGCGCAGGAGGATTATGCTCTTTCCAGTATCAAAGTAGTATCTGCTGTATTAAATGGCTGTATGCAGCAGGCATTATTCGTGGAATACGCAAAGGACAGTTACTTATACAATTTATTTGCGGTGATGCTCCGCACGGGAATGAGAAGCGGTGAAATCCGGGGGTTAAAGTATACGGACATTGACAGAAAAAAGAATGTTATCCATGTACAGAGAACATTAAAATATATTGAGGGGCAGGGATATCTGGAGGATACCCCGAAAACAAGGACCTCAAAGCGCGATATACCTCTGACAAAAGATATTCTGGAGCTGCTGGAAGCGCAGAAACGGTACTGGGGCTTCAAAGTGACGCGGCTCGACAGTTATTTGTTTTGCAATGAGAACGGCGAACCATTGAGCAGGGACCGGGTGCAGGCTGAGATTGAACGTATTATCAAACAGATTCATGCTGCAGGCCATGAGTTTGAACGTATCACACCACATGTATTCCGGCATACATTTGCTACCAGAGCCATTGAAGCAGGAATGCAGCCGCAGGTACTGAAAACGATTCTGGGGCACAGCTCACTTGCAATGACGATGGATTTATATAGTCATGTATTGCCAGACACAAAAGCGGACGAAATGGAGAAGATTGCAAATGTATTTTGA
- a CDS encoding helix-turn-helix domain-containing protein, with product MGISFKKLEILLTENGKTFYSLRKDKIVGTETIKKLQQGYGIIDTRTISNLCEYLNCQPGDLMEYVPDKTE from the coding sequence ATGGGTATCAGCTTCAAAAAATTAGAGATTCTATTAACTGAAAACGGGAAAACTTTTTATAGTCTCCGCAAAGATAAAATTGTCGGTACCGAAACTATAAAGAAATTGCAGCAAGGTTATGGCATTATCGACACACGCACAATCAGTAATCTTTGCGAATATTTGAACTGTCAACCGGGAGACTTAATGGAATATGTGCCGGACAAGACTGAATAA
- a CDS encoding Uma2 family endonuclease, whose protein sequence is MPLPQEKTYTIDDIYALPEGTRAELIDGQIYYMAPPSRRHQEIVGELYTSINNYIKSRSGSCKAYIAPFAVFLNEDGRNYVEPDVSVVCDKSKLNDRGCTGAPDWIIEVVSPGSRRMDYMTKLFKYRSAGVREYWIVDSDKNRISVYNFPSDSIEEYSFSDSVRAGIYDDFSISFSELRF, encoded by the coding sequence ATGCCATTACCGCAAGAAAAAACCTATACCATTGATGATATTTATGCCTTGCCAGAAGGAACGCGCGCGGAGCTGATAGACGGTCAGATTTATTACATGGCTCCTCCAAGCAGGCGCCACCAGGAAATTGTTGGTGAACTTTATACCAGTATTAACAATTACATCAAATCCAGAAGCGGCTCCTGCAAAGCGTATATTGCCCCGTTCGCCGTGTTTCTGAATGAAGATGGCAGAAACTATGTCGAACCGGATGTCTCTGTTGTCTGCGACAAAAGCAAGCTCAATGACAGAGGCTGTACCGGCGCACCGGATTGGATTATTGAGGTCGTTTCACCCGGCAGCAGGCGCATGGATTATATGACCAAACTTTTCAAATACCGCTCTGCCGGCGTCCGCGAATACTGGATTGTGGATTCGGATAAAAACCGTATCTCTGTTTATAATTTTCCCTCTGACAGTATAGAAGAGTATTCCTTTTCCGATTCCGTCAGAGCTGGTATATACGATGATTTTTCCATCAGTTTTTCCGAGCTGCGCTTTTAA
- a CDS encoding QueT transporter family protein, protein MRDKKVLFIVQAAAIAAIYVVLTVVFAPLAFGQGQIRFAEALTILPYFTPAAIPGLFVGCIIGNFLGGAIPLDIVCGSIATLIGAVGSYALRKQKFLVPVPPILANTVVVPFVLFYGYGVNLPIPLMMLSVGAGEVISCGVLGLVILLALDKYKNVIFKTA, encoded by the coding sequence ATGAGAGACAAAAAAGTGTTGTTTATTGTGCAGGCAGCGGCAATTGCTGCTATCTATGTGGTGCTTACGGTTGTTTTTGCACCGCTTGCCTTCGGGCAGGGGCAGATTCGTTTTGCGGAAGCCCTAACAATTCTTCCGTATTTTACGCCCGCAGCGATCCCCGGATTGTTTGTTGGCTGTATCATCGGGAATTTTCTGGGAGGAGCCATTCCGTTGGATATTGTCTGCGGCAGCATCGCCACACTGATCGGAGCGGTCGGTTCCTACGCATTGCGGAAGCAGAAATTCCTGGTTCCGGTTCCGCCTATTCTGGCAAACACCGTGGTAGTACCGTTTGTCCTTTTCTACGGATATGGCGTTAATCTTCCGATTCCTCTTATGATGCTGAGCGTCGGAGCAGGCGAAGTCATTTCCTGCGGAGTACTGGGACTTGTCATTCTGCTGGCACTTGATAAATACAAAAATGTAATCTTTAAAACAGCATAA
- the cdd gene encoding cytidine deaminase, translated as MTDAELILEAKKARKHAYVPYSHFQVGAALLTKSGRIYHGCNIENAAYTPTNCAERTAFFKAIYDGEREFDKIAVVGGAEGTDGDELCSPCGVCRQVMMEFCDPETFQIILANGKDKYIRRSLKEMLPFGFGPENLK; from the coding sequence ATGACGGATGCAGAACTGATTCTGGAAGCGAAAAAAGCGAGGAAGCACGCCTATGTGCCATACTCCCATTTTCAGGTCGGAGCCGCGCTTCTTACAAAGAGCGGCAGGATTTATCATGGCTGCAATATTGAAAACGCAGCGTATACACCGACAAACTGTGCGGAGCGGACGGCTTTCTTTAAGGCGATTTACGATGGAGAACGGGAATTTGATAAAATTGCAGTCGTTGGCGGAGCGGAAGGGACAGATGGCGATGAGCTCTGCTCTCCCTGCGGCGTCTGCCGCCAGGTCATGATGGAATTCTGCGATCCGGAAACCTTCCAGATAATTCTGGCGAATGGAAAGGATAAGTATATCCGGCGCTCCTTGAAGGAAATGCTTCCCTTCGGCTTCGGACCGGAAAATCTGAAATAA
- a CDS encoding NAD(P)-dependent malic enzyme, with product MNYAEESLKLHAGWKGKIEVVSRVPVSTKDDLSLAYTPGVAQPCLEIQKDINKSYELTRRHNLCAVITDGSAVLGLGDIGPEAGMPVMEGKCVLFKAFGNVDAFPLCVKTKDVDEFVNTVALISGSFGGINLEDISAPRCFEIERKLKERCDIPIFHDDQHGTAVITLAGMINALKVVGKKKEEVRVVTSGAGAAAISIVKLLLAAGFQHITMCDRKGAIYAGRDGLNWIKEEMAQVTNLEKRAGTLADMLVGADIFIGVSAPGTVTTEMVKTMNRDAIIFACANPTPEIFPEDAKAGGARVIATGRSDFPNQINNVLAFPGIFRGTFDVRASDINEEMKMAAAKALADLIPEEELDAEHIIPYAFDEKVGPAVAAAVAQAARDSGVARI from the coding sequence ATGAATTATGCAGAAGAATCGCTGAAGCTCCATGCCGGATGGAAGGGAAAAATCGAGGTTGTATCCAGAGTTCCGGTATCCACGAAGGATGATTTGTCTCTGGCGTATACGCCGGGCGTGGCACAGCCCTGCCTGGAAATACAGAAGGATATTAATAAATCTTATGAGCTGACAAGAAGGCATAATCTCTGCGCGGTCATCACCGACGGCTCGGCGGTACTCGGTCTTGGCGATATCGGTCCGGAGGCAGGTATGCCGGTTATGGAAGGTAAATGCGTGCTGTTTAAAGCATTCGGCAATGTAGATGCGTTTCCGCTTTGCGTGAAAACGAAGGATGTCGATGAGTTTGTAAACACGGTCGCGCTGATTTCCGGGTCTTTTGGCGGCATTAATCTGGAGGATATTTCCGCTCCGCGCTGCTTTGAAATTGAGCGCAAGCTGAAGGAGCGCTGTGATATACCGATTTTCCATGATGACCAGCATGGAACAGCGGTCATTACGCTGGCGGGCATGATAAATGCACTGAAGGTGGTTGGAAAGAAGAAGGAGGAGGTACGGGTTGTGACCTCCGGCGCGGGCGCGGCGGCGATTTCCATCGTGAAGCTGCTGCTGGCGGCAGGCTTTCAGCATATTACGATGTGTGACCGCAAGGGAGCGATTTATGCGGGGCGCGACGGGCTGAACTGGATTAAGGAAGAAATGGCGCAGGTGACGAATCTGGAAAAACGGGCGGGCACGCTGGCGGATATGCTGGTCGGCGCAGACATCTTTATCGGCGTATCGGCGCCCGGCACTGTGACGACGGAAATGGTAAAAACGATGAACCGCGATGCGATTATTTTTGCGTGCGCGAATCCGACGCCGGAGATTTTCCCGGAGGACGCAAAGGCGGGCGGCGCGCGGGTGATTGCAACCGGACGCAGCGACTTCCCGAACCAGATTAACAATGTGCTGGCATTTCCGGGAATCTTCCGCGGTACTTTTGATGTGCGCGCAAGCGACATCAACGAGGAAATGAAGATGGCGGCGGCAAAGGCGCTGGCGGACCTGATTCCGGAGGAAGAACTGGACGCGGAGCATATCATCCCGTATGCCTTCGATGAGAAGGTGGGACCGGCTGTAGCTGCGGCAGTCGCGCAGGCAGCGCGTGACAGCGGCGTGGCGCGTATATAA
- a CDS encoding helix-turn-helix transcriptional regulator, translating to MPMNTVIRERRKALGLTQEQVAERLGVSAPAVNKWEKGNTYPDITLAAALARLLKVDLNTLFCFRETLTQKEINSYMDEVTKEIGKNGVEAGFAMAESRIQEYPDCGLLIEGMAMLLDGSIIMADISAEEKSRCQKRARALYEQAMNCDDEKVRCRTGYMVASKYLGSKEYEKAQEIIDKLPETEPLDKNMLQADLWREQGKYAEALKLVERMMLQMNTEVLGNLWRMVELELGLGNAENAAKLAEKSQKAAELFDAWGYSGLVGSLTVARKQENIEETLGLLEKMLEQTFQPWNMSKSVLYHELYEKVAANVSMAEKILPPLLAELETSPDYDFLRPHKEFGELIEKYRRRLENRSQV from the coding sequence ATGCCAATGAATACAGTGATACGGGAGAGAAGGAAGGCACTTGGGCTTACACAGGAGCAGGTTGCGGAACGGCTGGGCGTGTCGGCACCGGCGGTAAATAAGTGGGAGAAGGGAAACACTTATCCCGACATTACGCTGGCGGCTGCGCTTGCGCGTCTGCTGAAGGTGGATCTGAATACCCTGTTCTGTTTCCGGGAAACATTGACGCAGAAGGAAATAAACAGTTATATGGACGAAGTGACAAAGGAAATTGGAAAAAACGGCGTTGAGGCAGGCTTTGCTATGGCGGAGAGCCGGATACAGGAATATCCGGACTGCGGGCTGCTGATTGAGGGAATGGCGATGCTTCTGGATGGAAGCATTATCATGGCGGATATCTCCGCGGAGGAAAAAAGCCGCTGCCAGAAGCGCGCAAGGGCACTGTATGAGCAGGCAATGAACTGCGATGATGAGAAAGTCCGCTGCCGGACTGGTTATATGGTGGCGTCAAAATACCTGGGGAGCAAAGAATATGAGAAAGCACAGGAGATAATTGATAAGCTTCCGGAGACGGAGCCGCTTGACAAAAATATGCTGCAGGCGGATTTGTGGAGGGAGCAGGGAAAATATGCGGAGGCGCTGAAGCTTGTGGAGCGGATGATGCTGCAGATGAATACAGAGGTACTGGGAAATTTGTGGAGGATGGTGGAGCTTGAGCTGGGGCTTGGAAATGCGGAAAATGCCGCAAAGCTTGCCGAAAAGTCGCAGAAGGCGGCAGAACTGTTTGATGCGTGGGGCTATAGCGGACTGGTCGGTTCTCTGACGGTGGCGCGGAAGCAGGAGAATATAGAGGAAACCCTGGGCCTTCTGGAGAAGATGCTGGAGCAGACTTTCCAGCCGTGGAACATGAGCAAATCGGTGCTGTACCATGAGCTTTACGAGAAAGTGGCAGCGAATGTATCTATGGCGGAAAAAATTCTGCCGCCGCTTCTTGCGGAGCTGGAGACCAGCCCGGATTACGATTTCCTGCGTCCGCATAAGGAGTTTGGGGAGCTGATTGAAAAATATCGGAGACGTCTGGAAAACCGCAGCCAGGTGTGA